In Dolichospermum flos-aquae CCAP 1403/13F, the following proteins share a genomic window:
- the crtD gene encoding C-3',4' desaturase CrtD, which produces MTNPTHTKSQSRIIVIGAGIGGLTAGALLSHRGYNVLILDQAIVPGGCASTFKRQGFTFDVGATQVAGLEPGGIHHRIFSELNIELPAATPCDPACAVYLPGESTPINVWRDSQKWQAERQKQFPGSEPFWQLLTTLFNASWEFQGRDPVLPPRNLWDLGQLIKAVRPSTFITAPFTLFTVGDALRLYGLGNDQRLRTFLDLQLKLYSQVSAEETALLYAATALSVSQLPQGLFHLQGSMQVLSDRLVESLERDSGKLLMRHTVEKIEVENNQAKAVVIKNQKTGETWTESADHIIGNVTVQNLVQLLGENAPSGYKQRVEKLPPPSGAFVVYLGVDKSAIPHNCPPHLQFLYDVNKPIGENNSLFVSVSHEGDGRAPLGKATIIASSFVDFTTWWETQNYEELKQKFTQEAISKLSEYFYLKPETIIYVEAATPRTFAHYTGREKGIVGGIGQRIPTFGPFGFANRTPINNLWLVGDSTHPGEGTAGVSYSALTVVRQIQAQG; this is translated from the coding sequence ATGACAAATCCTACTCACACAAAAAGTCAATCCCGCATTATCGTCATCGGTGCGGGTATAGGTGGACTTACAGCCGGGGCATTATTATCCCATAGAGGTTATAACGTCCTTATCCTCGACCAAGCCATAGTTCCCGGTGGTTGCGCTTCCACATTCAAACGTCAGGGATTTACCTTTGATGTTGGTGCGACGCAAGTTGCAGGTTTAGAACCTGGGGGAATTCATCACCGCATTTTCTCAGAATTAAATATAGAATTACCCGCAGCTACACCTTGCGACCCAGCCTGTGCTGTATATCTTCCAGGAGAGTCCACACCCATTAATGTCTGGCGTGATTCTCAAAAATGGCAAGCAGAACGCCAAAAACAGTTTCCGGGAAGTGAACCTTTTTGGCAATTATTAACCACTTTATTTAATGCTAGTTGGGAATTTCAAGGACGTGACCCTGTTTTACCACCCCGGAATTTATGGGATTTGGGACAATTAATCAAAGCTGTCCGTCCGAGTACATTTATAACTGCACCTTTCACCTTATTTACTGTTGGCGATGCTTTGCGATTATATGGTTTAGGAAATGATCAAAGACTGCGGACATTTTTAGATTTACAACTCAAGTTATATTCTCAAGTTAGTGCGGAAGAAACGGCTTTACTTTATGCAGCAACGGCTTTGAGTGTATCCCAATTACCCCAAGGGTTATTTCATCTCCAAGGAAGTATGCAAGTATTGAGCGATCGCTTGGTAGAATCTTTAGAACGAGATAGTGGTAAACTATTGATGCGCCACACGGTCGAAAAAATCGAAGTTGAAAATAACCAAGCTAAAGCGGTAGTTATTAAAAATCAGAAAACCGGGGAAACTTGGACAGAATCAGCAGATCATATCATTGGTAATGTCACCGTTCAAAACTTAGTCCAATTATTAGGAGAAAATGCGCCATCTGGATATAAACAAAGAGTAGAAAAATTACCTCCTCCTTCCGGTGCATTTGTAGTTTATTTAGGTGTAGATAAAAGTGCAATTCCTCATAATTGTCCACCGCATTTACAATTTTTATATGATGTAAATAAACCCATTGGAGAAAACAATTCTCTATTTGTATCTGTGAGTCATGAAGGAGATGGCCGCGCACCATTAGGAAAAGCCACAATTATCGCTTCTTCCTTTGTTGATTTTACGACCTGGTGGGAAACTCAAAATTATGAAGAGTTAAAGCAAAAATTCACCCAAGAAGCAATATCCAAACTTTCTGAATATTTCTATTTAAAGCCAGAAACTATCATTTATGTAGAAGCAGCCACACCTCGCACCTTTGCTCATTATACAGGCAGAGAAAAGGGAATTGTGGGCGGTATTGGTCAAAGAATTCCTACTTTTGGACCCTTTGGTTTTGCTAATCGGACTCCCATTAATAATTTGTGGTTAGTTGGTGATTCTACACATCCTGGAGAAGGAACTGCGGGAGTTAGTTATTCAGCTTTGACGGTAGTTAGACAAATTCAAGCTCAAGGGTAG